TTCGGTACAAGCTGCTACTGTGTTGTTTTGAGAAAAGGTAAGCACGTAACGCAGTGGAGTAAGAATTTTCTGTATCTTTTAGATCCTAAATTTGAAGTAATTTTTTAAGGAGATTTATTATAAAAAATGAAGAGAACCGCATTAATTCTGCTATCTGTTATTGTACTGTTATTGCTTTCTGTATACAATTACAACAACCATCCATGGATCAGCATAGAAACATGTATAAAAAACCCTACCGCATTTGACGGTAAAATAGTTGAGAAATTCAGCGAACCTATGATCGGTAAGCTGTATAAAGACGGGTTTATACTGAAGCAGAAACAGGGCCGATCCATTCACGTTTATGCGGATACTTCAGGATTAAAGACAGGAGAGTATCTCGGACTCAAGGCCCGCTTTCACAAAGAGGGGTATCTTGAAGCAGTGTACATTAAGGTGTCAAAATACCGCAGATACAAGATATGGCTTTCAGTTATTCCCGTATTTTTTGTACTATTTTTTTTAATTCGTAATTTAAAATTTAATTGGAAAAAATTTTTATTTGAGATGAAAAACAATGCCTGACTTAATAACACATTCTATCTTCAACCATATTTTAGGAAGAGCCTATAATATCAAAAGAAATGTCAATCCGTTTTCAGGAATAGTTATATTTTTCTACCTCGGAACTATACTTCCTGATATTCTTACAAGGCCTTTTTATATCGTGTTCCCCCAAACACATGATTGGATAATTTTTCTGCACACGCCCGTTGCAATCATTTTTTTCTCAATTTTGTTAGTTCAGTTCCTTCAGGAGGGAATAAGAACCTCTGCATTTGTAAACCTTATTGCAGGTTCCTACCTTCACTTTCTTCTCGACTCATTACAGAAACAGGTGACAGGCAACAACTTCTGGCTCTTTCCATTCTCGTGGCACAACTTCGGATTCGGGCTGTTCTGGGCGAGTGATTACCTTCGGTTTCTGCCCTTATCACTTTTTATTCTGATTGTAGTTGAATTGATTATATTTTTAAATAACAGGAAATCAACATTATAATGGAACATATTAAGAACACAGAAGTTTATTTATTGATCTATCTCAGAAAACAAAGAATATTTATGTTTCCTGAATAGAATATTAACTTCGTGATATTGGAGAGAATGAAAGTTTGATATTTTTCAGCAACGGATACAATAGCAGCATTTAAATACCTGATCTCCCATACTGCCAAAACTTAATTATAAAAAGAGGAATAAAATGAAAACTTCAATTAAAAAAATTAACGCCATTGAAATTCTGGATTCCAGAGGAAATCCGACTGTAAGAACCTATGTAGAACTTGACAACGGGATTAGAGCATCAGCATCTGTGCCATCCGGAGCCAGCACAGGTGAAAATGAAGCTGTTGAGTTGAGAGATAATGATAAGGCAAGATATGGCGGAAAAGGCGTTTTAAAAGCAGTCAAGAATATAAAAGAAATTATTGAACCGGCTCTAATAGGCCTGGATGCTACTAATCAAATGCAGATTGACAAATTAATGATTAAATTAGATGGAACTGCTAACAAATCAAAATTGGGCGCAAATGCAATTCTTGGCGTTTCAATGGCTGTTGCAAGAGCAGCTTCGGAATCATTGGAATTGCCACTATTTCAATATCTCGGCGGTGTAAATTCCAAACGTATCCCTGTTCCGTGTATGAATATCTTAAATGGCGGAGAACATGCAGACAATAATGTAGATATTCAGGAATTCATGGCAGTACCAATAGGTGCACCTGCATTTCATGAAGGTTTGCGATATATTGCAGAAACATTCCACACACTGAAAGCAATATTAAAGTCTCGTGGATTAGCAACAAGTGTCGGAGATGAAGGAGGCTTCGCTCCTAATTTAAATAGTAATGAAGATGCCATGGAAATCATTATTGAAGCTATTGAAAAAGCAGGATATAAACCGGGTATTGATATTGCCATTGCATTGGATAGCGCTGCTAACTCTTTCTCATCTGATTTAAAAAATAATTATGATTTAAAATGGTCAGGCGAGGGGAAACTTAATAGTGATGAATTAATTTCATTCTGTGAAAAATGGGTCTCAAAGTATCCAATCGTTTTGTGGGAAGATCCCCTTGCAGAACAAGACTGGGATGGATTCAAGAAATTAACATCTATACTGGGTGATAAAATCGAAGTAGTTGGCGATGATATTTTTGTTACAAATACAAAATATATATCAAGGGGTATAAAAGAAGGAACTGCTAATTCATCTTTAATAAAGTTAAATCAAATTGGTACTGTTATTGAAAGTATAGATGCGGTAAGAATGTGCCACAATGCCGGATGGAGATACTTTATTTCACATCGATCAGGAGAAACAGCAGATTCTTTCCTTGCCGATTTTGCAGTTGCTATGGATGGCGGCCATCTGAAAACAGGCTCTGCAAGCAGGAGTGAAAGAATTGTTAAATATAACAGATTGCTCGAAATTGAAAATTACCTGGGTTCAGCAGCTGAATATTATTGGAAATAATTTTCTGTATTTGTCATGCCCATGAAAATGGGCATCCATAAGAGGGGTGGTAGAGGGTTAAACACACCCCGCCCCTGGATTCCCGCTAAAAACATGCGGGAATGACTCCCTGAAGAAGCGTTGCGACGAAAATTTTAGAGATGCCGGAAAAAACTCTAAATTTTGTCATTTCGATTATGCCGAAGGTATTTGTTTTAAAAAAAATTATAGAATGAAAGCGAATGTTCCTCTTTTAATTGCCACGTGCTTTAGCTCGTGGATAATTGTATTTCTGAACCAATGGGCTTCAGCCCAAATTTCCAGATGCCGGCAAATAAAATCTTTATCCTTTTTACTTTTTACTTTTTACTTTTTACTTTTTTTGTGGCCTGTTCGGGAGCCTTGTCATCAAATTTAACAGACACAATTTTTGAAACGCCCTTCTCTTCCATTGTAACACCGTAAAGCGTCTTAGCCACTTTCATTGTCATTCTGTTATGTGTCACAATTATAAATTGTGTCTTCTCTGCAAACTCTTTTAAGACCCGTGTAAACCTCTCTACATTTGCATCGTCAAGAGGTGCATCAATTTCATCAAGTATACAGAACGGGCTTGGCTTGACAAGATAAAGTGCAAAAAGAAGTGATATTGCAGTAAGCGCTCTCTCTCCTCCTGACAGAAGGCTTAAATCTCTTGAATGTTTTCCTGCAGGCCGGGCAACGATCTCTATCTGCGCTTCAAGCGGATCTTCACCCTCAGGAAGATGAAGATCTGCTTCGCCCTCCTGGAAAAACCTGCTGAAAGTGCTTCTAAAATGCTTTCTTACTTCTTCAAATACTTCCGTAAAACGCATTCTTGCCGTTTTATTTATCTTTGTAATTGTCTCCTGGAGTGTATCCTCCGCAGAAAGCAGGTCATCTCTCTGCTGAAGCAGAAAATCCAGACGCTCTTTCTGTTCGTCATACTCCGTAAGAGCCATAAGGTTCACAACTCCAAGCCCCTTCATCTTCCGCTTCAACTCCAGCACTTCTTCCTCTGACTGCCGAACATCCATCTCCGCCCTGGGGCTCATCTTTTCAATATCAGTTTCGTAACTCTCCAGCATACGCTCTTTTAAATTTTTCATATCACGGGACAAATCAGCAATTTTCAGTTCAAGGCCATGAATTTTTTCTGCAATCTGCTCCCTGCCTCTGCGAACTTCTCTTACCTCCCGCTCTTTCTGCCGCAAGTCCTGCTGAAGTTCCTGATATGCAGTATCCTTGTTTGTTAAAAGCTTATCCTTTTTATCTTTCTCTGCAAAATTCTCTTCAAGAGCCTTACTGTTTTCCTGCCCCTCTTTTACCAACCTGTCTATTTCAGATTCAGATTCGCCAATTTCGGAGAAGCGCTGTTCTATGGTAGATTCAATCTCTTCAATCAGGCCCTTTGATCTCTCAATATCATAATCAAGATTTCTTGCATCGCCCTTAAGCCGGACAAGTGCAAGATTAAGCTTATGAACTTCTTCCTCTTTTACGTGTTCTTCTTCTTCCAGCCTCTCAATATCAGATTGAATCCTCGCGGATTCATGATCTATCTTCTCTCTCTGATCTAAAAGTTTTTCTATCTCAGGCCTTATGTTTTCTATTTTTTCCTTGCTCTGTTCAATTTCTTTTAAAAGTTTCTGCCTCTCAACAGCATTGGACTTCAGCCCTTCTTCCGCCTTCTGAGATTCGAATTCAATCCTTGAATAATCATATTCGGTTTTTCGCAGTTTCTCTTTAATCTCTGATAGGTTCTTATCCGATTCAGCAATTAATTTCTTTGTTTCTTCAAGCTCATCTTCTTTTTTACCGATTGTATTCTTTAAACTGCCAACCTTTTTCTTAAGTGATTCAATCTCTTTCTCAAGCTCTTTAATTCTGCGGACTCTTCCCACAAGAGTACTGTCTTGTCCTGTTTTGTCGCCTGAATAAACGCCGCCCCAGCTTGTAATGAGCTCACCTTCAAGAGTTGCCGCCCTCATCCCTCTCATTACTGAACTCTCTATGGCAAGCCGTGCCGATTCCATATCCTCAACTATCAGAACATCCCCAAGCAGATGCTCAACAACAGGTTTAATCTCTTTATTGTACTTTATAAGTTCGTCAGCCCATCCAACAACTTTAACATCTTTATTTATTTTGGCTTTTGTGCGGGAAGAATCTGCAGATCCTGCTTTTTCAAGACAGATCATACTCACTCGGCCGCCGCGCCTCTGTTTCAGCTTGTCAATCGCTGTATAAGCATTTGAAAGCTTATCCACAAGCAGATATCCTGATGCCTCTCCAAGCGATGCTGCAATAGCCTGTCGATGCTCGGGTTCGGCATCAATCAGATCTGCCACAATACCGAAAAGCCCCGGCATATTCTGTTTGATAAGCCATTTTGAACCATCAGAAACACCTTCCTGATTATCAAGCATATTTTTATAAAAATTGAGCCTTCCCTCAACCAATTCCAGCCTGCTGCGCGTATCAAAAAAACTTTCTCTGGTTTTATCAATAGATTCTCTTAAAGTTTTCTCTTTCTCTTTTAACGCTTCGGAATGGTTCTGTATTTTTGCATGTTCTATATTTAAAACATCTATCGAAGCACGAAACTCCTTTGAGTCTGTTTCACTCTTTCTAATAATTTCTCTGTAAGTTTTATCCTCTTCTTCAAGCCTCTCCATGCGGCCCTGGCTGTTATCAATTCTGGTACGCATATTAGTCTCTGACGAGGTAAGGGAATTAACCTTTTCAAGGCACTCAATAACAGCCTTTTTCTTTTCATTCAGATTAAGGCGTTTCATATTAAGGCCCTGCATAAAAACTTCAAGCTCTTTTTTCTTATTCTCAAAAATTCTGTTACTGCTTGTTATCCTGACTTGAATGGCCTCACGGTCACGCCCTGTAACAACAAGATGATTTTCCTGATCCTCAAGTCTCTTTTTAAGATTTTCAATCTCTTTTGTATATCTTGTTATTCTTTCTTTAAGGGAACCCGTTCTCTCTTTTCCTACGCGTATATCACTCTCTCTTTTATGTATTTCTTCAACAAGGAGAGCAACATCTTCACGTATTTTCACAAGATCCCTTTCCTGCTCAGCAAGAGTCAGGCGGATAGTTTCAAGGTCTGCTTCTTCTTTTGTTATTTCGGTGCTGCTTCCGTCTTTCTGCTGATTTAATCCATTTAACTCTTTTTGAAGAGGTGCTATCTCCTCTTTAAGTTTGTTAAAAAGATAGACTGATGTATTTAGTTCAAGATCTCTTACAAGTTCCTGATATTCTTTGTATCTTCTGGCCCTGCCGACCTGGCGCTTTAATGAAGTTACACTGCGCTCCACCTCCCGGATTATGTCATTTACACGGAGAAGATCATTCTGAGTAGCATCCAGTTTTCGCATTGCTGCTTTTAATCTGTGTTTATACTTTGTAACACCTGCTGCTTCTTCCAGGAGCTTACGCCTGTCTTCTGCTCTTTCACTTAAAATATCTTCAATCATTTTAAGTTCAATAACAGAGTAAGCATCAGCGCCGACTCCCGTATCCATAATCAGATCATTCACATCCTTTAAGCGTACTCTGTTTTTATTTATGAGATATTCACTCTCTCCTGACCTGTAAAGACGCCTTGTAATTGTAACTTCCGAATAATCTATAGGCAAAACATGGTTAGAATTATCAAAAGTAAGGGAAACTTCAGCCATTCCAAGTGGTTTTGAAGATTGAGCCCCTCCGAAGATCACATTTTCCATTCTGTCCGTACGCAGAATTGAAGGCCGCTGCTCTCCCAATCCCCAGCGTATAGCATCAACAATATTGGTTTTACCGCAGCCGTTAGGCCCTACAACTGATGTGATTTTTCCGTCAAAACGTAAATCAATTTTTTTCGCAAATGATTTAAATCCGTTAACTGTCAACCTTGATAAGATCATATAGTATTATCTCTGCATCTTATTAAAAATTTCATTATCCAATTTATTCGGTATAATACAATAAAAATCCCCCTGAAATGGAAAGGAAATAAGGGGGATTAAATATTTGTTACGCTTTCCCTTACGGGAAAATATAAGCCTAAATCAAAATATTGTCAAGTAAAACCTTTAACTGTATTTATTATCTTGAGATTCAATATAGAATAATCAATGAATAAGGCTGATTTTCCTCGTCTGTGAAAAATCCCCTACAATTATTCTGCAGAGATAAATACCGCTGGATACAAAAAGGCCGTGTTCATCTGTCCCGTCCCACTCCACTTCATATAAGCCGTGCTGCTGCACACCCTTCTGAAGTGTTTTCACTCTTCTGCCCCGTATATCGTAAATTGCAATATTTACATCGAGGTCATAACTCAAATGGTATGGTATTTTTGTGCTTGGATTAAACGGATTAGGATAGTTCGGCATTAAGGAGAACGGTTTTTTTCTAACCTTGCTGAGCAGCACTACAGATTCATCCGAGAATGCACTTTCATTCCCGGCTCTGTCATATGCTGTAATTGAAAAATAGTAAACACCGGTATCAGGTAAAGATGTGATTGTATATTCTTTTACATTCCCCACGTCTTTATTATATGCATACATTCTGGATCTTGTACCATAGTAAATAACATAACCTGCAAGGTCATTTTCTTTATTGCTGTCCCATATAACTTTAACATCAGCAGCCGCTGCCGATTCCGGCAAAAACCGGAAAACCGACAGGATCACAATAAATAATATTAATTTTATATTTTTCACATTCATCATTCTTAAATTAATTTTAATAGCTTTACTGAATTCATATTTGCAAATTTCGTTCCCAAATATTTATCTCGTTGTTTTATCGAACCTTACGTCAAAGATTCCGAATACCCGGCCGGTCACTATCCGGTCATTAACAAACTGATGGGGTTATTATCAATCACCCTGCCGCATAATACAGGCAAAAATAAATTCAATTTCTTTAAGTTCCCGGCGTCTTTAATGTGAATAATTTCCTGAATATAATTGGCATCAACACTGCCGAAACTATTGTTTTTGCCATCAGTAAAAACAAAAAAAATATTGTTTCTATTCACAATAATTTTTTTTATCTTGACATTAGATTTGCAATAGTGTATATTCCCTGCCGTTTTACTTATTAAAAAGAAAAACGGGATAAAAGTACTATTGACAATTCAAGGCGGAAACTGTAAAATTTTTTCGGGAATTCCGGAAAATAAAGGGCATAGTTTCCACCGGCAAAGAACAAAAAAGAAACAGGTAATGATTTGCAGGTTAAACAATGATCACAGATTTTACAAAAATGAGAAACATAGGAATCAGCGCTCATATTGAT
The nucleotide sequence above comes from bacterium. Encoded proteins:
- a CDS encoding T9SS type A sorting domain-containing protein, which produces MKNIKLILFIVILSVFRFLPESAAAADVKVIWDSNKENDLAGYVIYYGTRSRMYAYNKDVGNVKEYTITSLPDTGVYYFSITAYDRAGNESAFSDESVVLLSKVRKKPFSLMPNYPNPFNPSTKIPYHLSYDLDVNIAIYDIRGRRVKTLQKGVQQHGLYEVEWDGTDEHGLFVSSGIYLCRIIVGDFSQTRKISLIH
- the eno gene encoding phosphopyruvate hydratase, with the protein product MKTSIKKINAIEILDSRGNPTVRTYVELDNGIRASASVPSGASTGENEAVELRDNDKARYGGKGVLKAVKNIKEIIEPALIGLDATNQMQIDKLMIKLDGTANKSKLGANAILGVSMAVARAASESLELPLFQYLGGVNSKRIPVPCMNILNGGEHADNNVDIQEFMAVPIGAPAFHEGLRYIAETFHTLKAILKSRGLATSVGDEGGFAPNLNSNEDAMEIIIEAIEKAGYKPGIDIAIALDSAANSFSSDLKNNYDLKWSGEGKLNSDELISFCEKWVSKYPIVLWEDPLAEQDWDGFKKLTSILGDKIEVVGDDIFVTNTKYISRGIKEGTANSSLIKLNQIGTVIESIDAVRMCHNAGWRYFISHRSGETADSFLADFAVAMDGGHLKTGSASRSERIVKYNRLLEIENYLGSAAEYYWK
- the smc gene encoding chromosome segregation protein SMC gives rise to the protein MILSRLTVNGFKSFAKKIDLRFDGKITSVVGPNGCGKTNIVDAIRWGLGEQRPSILRTDRMENVIFGGAQSSKPLGMAEVSLTFDNSNHVLPIDYSEVTITRRLYRSGESEYLINKNRVRLKDVNDLIMDTGVGADAYSVIELKMIEDILSERAEDRRKLLEEAAGVTKYKHRLKAAMRKLDATQNDLLRVNDIIREVERSVTSLKRQVGRARRYKEYQELVRDLELNTSVYLFNKLKEEIAPLQKELNGLNQQKDGSSTEITKEEADLETIRLTLAEQERDLVKIREDVALLVEEIHKRESDIRVGKERTGSLKERITRYTKEIENLKKRLEDQENHLVVTGRDREAIQVRITSSNRIFENKKKELEVFMQGLNMKRLNLNEKKKAVIECLEKVNSLTSSETNMRTRIDNSQGRMERLEEEDKTYREIIRKSETDSKEFRASIDVLNIEHAKIQNHSEALKEKEKTLRESIDKTRESFFDTRSRLELVEGRLNFYKNMLDNQEGVSDGSKWLIKQNMPGLFGIVADLIDAEPEHRQAIAASLGEASGYLLVDKLSNAYTAIDKLKQRRGGRVSMICLEKAGSADSSRTKAKINKDVKVVGWADELIKYNKEIKPVVEHLLGDVLIVEDMESARLAIESSVMRGMRAATLEGELITSWGGVYSGDKTGQDSTLVGRVRRIKELEKEIESLKKKVGSLKNTIGKKEDELEETKKLIAESDKNLSEIKEKLRKTEYDYSRIEFESQKAEEGLKSNAVERQKLLKEIEQSKEKIENIRPEIEKLLDQREKIDHESARIQSDIERLEEEEHVKEEEVHKLNLALVRLKGDARNLDYDIERSKGLIEEIESTIEQRFSEIGESESEIDRLVKEGQENSKALEENFAEKDKKDKLLTNKDTAYQELQQDLRQKEREVREVRRGREQIAEKIHGLELKIADLSRDMKNLKERMLESYETDIEKMSPRAEMDVRQSEEEVLELKRKMKGLGVVNLMALTEYDEQKERLDFLLQQRDDLLSAEDTLQETITKINKTARMRFTEVFEEVRKHFRSTFSRFFQEGEADLHLPEGEDPLEAQIEIVARPAGKHSRDLSLLSGGERALTAISLLFALYLVKPSPFCILDEIDAPLDDANVERFTRVLKEFAEKTQFIIVTHNRMTMKVAKTLYGVTMEEKGVSKIVSVKFDDKAPEQATKKVKSKK